Proteins encoded together in one Salvelinus fontinalis isolate EN_2023a chromosome 6, ASM2944872v1, whole genome shotgun sequence window:
- the tmem255a gene encoding transmembrane protein 255A isoform X2, with the protein MPLVQNQQAGIILTETPIGSFKQRKRKSIMVTMMLLIVSVLILIFGLAATTRTQNITVGGYYPGVILGFGSFLGIIGAHLIENKRQMLVASIVFISFGVVAAFCCAIVDGVFAARHIDLRPYYAGRCDFYTNSKSSVDYEDVHCQTASRATCNLRVKSNTCYCCDLYNCGKEHPLLGHGNKDVLKKFRKTSMIWNRVELMGGYHEYTEVGSCEDVVHLYHLLWSVTILNIIALFLGIITAAVLGGFKDMTPMLTPDSCESEPLPAAPVSTELPAPSTSSFNCYYSNAPYLPPYTAYDLQGSSMMFPDSSGLSDESQSGASHMWSSLVPPCYSPPYCPPDEKPPPYSP; encoded by the exons ATGCCTCTTGTACAGAATCAACAAGCCGGAATAATTTTGACAGAAACTCCTATAG GATCATTCAAACAGAGGAAACGGAAGTCCATCATGGTCACTATGATGTTGCTCATTGTGTCTGTACTCATCCTTATCTTTGGACTGGCAGCCAccaccaggacacagaacatcacagtcGGTGGCTACTACCCTGGAGTCATT CTGGGCTTTGGCTCCTTTCTGGGAATCATCGGAGCCCATCTGATAGAAAACAAGAGGCAGATG CTGGTGGCGTCCATTGTGTTCATCAGTTTTGGAGTGGTAGCTGCCTTCTGCTGTGCCATTGTGGATGGGGTGTTTGCAGCCAGACACATT GACCTTAGACCTTACTATGCCGGCCGCTGTGATTTCTACACCAATTCAAAATCCTCTGTGGATTATGAAGAC GTTCACTGCCAGACAGCATCCCGTGCAACCTGTAACCTACGTGTGAAATCCAATACCTGCTACTGCTGTGACCTCTACAACTGTGGCAA AGAACATCCTCTTTTGGGACATGGGAATAAAGATGTTTTGAAAAAGTTTAGGAAAACGTCCATGATTTGGAA CCGTGTGGAGCTGATGGGGGGCTACCACGAGTACACGGAGGTGGGGAGCTGCGAGGATGTGGTACACCTTTATCACCTGCTGTGGTCCGTCACCATCCTCAACATCATCGCTCTCTTCCTGGGCATCATCACCGCCGCCGTGCTGGGAGGCTTCAAGGACATG ACGCCCATGCTGACCCCTGACTCGTGTGAGTCAGAGCCCCTCCCAGCAGCCCCTGTCTCCACAGAGCTTCCAGCTCCCAGCACCTCCTCCTTCAACTGCTACTACAGCAATGCCCCCTACCTGCCACCCTATACTGCCTACGACCTGCAG GGCTCCAGCATGATGTTCCCTGACTCTTCTGGCCTGTCTGATGAGTCCCAGTCGGGGGCCAGCCACATGTGGTCCTCCCTGGTCCCCCCATGCTACTctccaccttactgcccaccCGACGAGAAGCCCCCGCCATACAGCCCCTAG
- the tmem255a gene encoding transmembrane protein 255A isoform X1, translating into MPLVQNQQAGIILTETPIGSFKQRKRKSIMVTMMLLIVSVLILIFGLAATTRTQNITVGGYYPGVILGFGSFLGIIGAHLIENKRQMLVASIVFISFGVVAAFCCAIVDGVFAARHIDLRPYYAGRCDFYTNSKSSVDYEDVHCQTASRATCNLRVKSNTCYCCDLYNCGKEHPLLGHGNKDVLKKFRKTSMIWKPSRVELMGGYHEYTEVGSCEDVVHLYHLLWSVTILNIIALFLGIITAAVLGGFKDMTPMLTPDSCESEPLPAAPVSTELPAPSTSSFNCYYSNAPYLPPYTAYDLQGSSMMFPDSSGLSDESQSGASHMWSSLVPPCYSPPYCPPDEKPPPYSP; encoded by the exons ATGCCTCTTGTACAGAATCAACAAGCCGGAATAATTTTGACAGAAACTCCTATAG GATCATTCAAACAGAGGAAACGGAAGTCCATCATGGTCACTATGATGTTGCTCATTGTGTCTGTACTCATCCTTATCTTTGGACTGGCAGCCAccaccaggacacagaacatcacagtcGGTGGCTACTACCCTGGAGTCATT CTGGGCTTTGGCTCCTTTCTGGGAATCATCGGAGCCCATCTGATAGAAAACAAGAGGCAGATG CTGGTGGCGTCCATTGTGTTCATCAGTTTTGGAGTGGTAGCTGCCTTCTGCTGTGCCATTGTGGATGGGGTGTTTGCAGCCAGACACATT GACCTTAGACCTTACTATGCCGGCCGCTGTGATTTCTACACCAATTCAAAATCCTCTGTGGATTATGAAGAC GTTCACTGCCAGACAGCATCCCGTGCAACCTGTAACCTACGTGTGAAATCCAATACCTGCTACTGCTGTGACCTCTACAACTGTGGCAA AGAACATCCTCTTTTGGGACATGGGAATAAAGATGTTTTGAAAAAGTTTAGGAAAACGTCCATGATTTGGAAG CCCAGCCGTGTGGAGCTGATGGGGGGCTACCACGAGTACACGGAGGTGGGGAGCTGCGAGGATGTGGTACACCTTTATCACCTGCTGTGGTCCGTCACCATCCTCAACATCATCGCTCTCTTCCTGGGCATCATCACCGCCGCCGTGCTGGGAGGCTTCAAGGACATG ACGCCCATGCTGACCCCTGACTCGTGTGAGTCAGAGCCCCTCCCAGCAGCCCCTGTCTCCACAGAGCTTCCAGCTCCCAGCACCTCCTCCTTCAACTGCTACTACAGCAATGCCCCCTACCTGCCACCCTATACTGCCTACGACCTGCAG GGCTCCAGCATGATGTTCCCTGACTCTTCTGGCCTGTCTGATGAGTCCCAGTCGGGGGCCAGCCACATGTGGTCCTCCCTGGTCCCCCCATGCTACTctccaccttactgcccaccCGACGAGAAGCCCCCGCCATACAGCCCCTAG